Proteins encoded in a region of the Pseudomonas sp. PDNC002 genome:
- the rplI gene encoding 50S ribosomal protein L9 produces the protein MEVILLEKIAKLGNLGDKLNVKGGYARNYLLPQGKATAATAANVAAFEERRAELEKAAAEKKAVAEARAAQLAELIVTIGAHAGDEGKLFGSIGTRDIADAVSAAGYPLEKSEVRLPDGALRAVGEYNIEVQLHMDVDATLHVVVVAE, from the coding sequence ATGGAAGTCATCCTGCTGGAAAAGATCGCCAAACTGGGCAACCTGGGCGACAAGCTGAACGTAAAGGGCGGTTACGCTCGTAACTACCTGCTGCCGCAGGGCAAAGCCACTGCTGCCACCGCTGCCAACGTCGCTGCTTTCGAAGAGCGCCGTGCAGAGCTGGAAAAAGCCGCTGCTGAGAAAAAAGCCGTTGCTGAAGCTCGTGCTGCCCAACTGGCCGAACTGATCGTGACTATCGGCGCCCACGCTGGCGACGAAGGCAAACTGTTCGGTTCGATCGGTACCCGCGACATCGCCGACGCCGTTTCGGCTGCCGGCTACCCGCTGGAAAAGAGCGAAGTTCGCCTGCCCGACGGCGCCCTGCGCGCTGTAGGCGAATACAACATCGAAGTGCAACTGCACATGGATGTTGATGCAACCCTGCACGTGGTTGTAGTCGCCGAGTAA
- the rpsR gene encoding 30S ribosomal protein S18, producing MARFFRRRKFCRFTAEGVKEIDYKDLNTLKAYVSETGKIVPSRITGTKAKYQRQLATAIKRARYLALLPYTDSHGR from the coding sequence ATGGCACGTTTCTTCCGTCGTCGTAAGTTCTGCCGTTTCACCGCTGAAGGCGTGAAAGAGATCGATTACAAAGATCTCAACACCCTGAAGGCCTACGTTTCCGAAACCGGCAAGATCGTTCCGAGCCGTATCACCGGCACCAAGGCCAAGTACCAGCGTCAGCTGGCGACCGCTATCAAGCGCGCCCGCTACCTGGCCCTGCTTCCCTACACCGACAGCCACGGCCGTTGA
- the rpsF gene encoding 30S ribosomal protein S6 — MRHYEIVFLVHPDQSEQVGGMVERYTKAIEEDGGKVHRLEDWGRRQLAYAINNVHKAHYVLMNVECTAKALAELEDNFRYNDAVIRNMVIRRDEAVTGQSEMLKAEESRNERRERRERPESNEGESADGDDSRDSADE, encoded by the coding sequence ATGCGTCATTACGAAATCGTGTTCCTGGTTCACCCGGACCAGAGCGAACAAGTCGGTGGCATGGTCGAGCGTTACACCAAGGCCATCGAAGAAGACGGCGGCAAAGTCCACCGTCTGGAAGACTGGGGCCGTCGTCAGCTGGCTTACGCCATCAACAACGTGCACAAGGCTCACTACGTTCTGATGAACGTCGAGTGCACCGCCAAGGCCCTGGCAGAGCTGGAAGACAACTTCCGCTACAACGACGCCGTGATCCGTAACATGGTCATCCGTCGCGACGAAGCCGTTACCGGCCAGTCCGAAATGCTGAAGGCCGAAGAGAGCCGCAACGAGCGCCGTGAGCGCCGTGAGCGTCCCGAATCGAACGAGGGCGAGTCCGCTGACGGCGATGATAGCCGCGACAGCGCTGACGAGTAA
- the rlmB gene encoding 23S rRNA (guanosine(2251)-2'-O)-methyltransferase RlmB has protein sequence MSQWEKVYGVHAVEALLRHHPKRVKQLWLAEGRHDPRVQALVELAGQVRVPVGTRDRKELDEWAEGVHQGVVAEVSPSQVWGENMLEELLERSTGPALLLALDGVTDPHNLGACLRTADAAGALAVIVPKDKSATLNATVRKVACGAAEVIPLVAVTNLARTLEKLQQRGLWIVGTAGEATQMLYELDLTGPTVLVMGAEGKGMRRLTREHCDYLAKLPMQGSVSSLNVSVATGVCLFEIVRQRQLKAGA, from the coding sequence ATGAGTCAGTGGGAAAAGGTCTACGGGGTCCATGCCGTAGAAGCGTTGCTGCGCCACCACCCCAAAAGGGTCAAGCAGCTCTGGCTGGCTGAAGGCCGGCATGATCCGCGCGTCCAGGCGCTGGTCGAGCTGGCTGGCCAGGTCCGCGTGCCGGTGGGCACGCGCGACCGCAAGGAACTGGATGAGTGGGCCGAAGGCGTGCACCAGGGCGTGGTCGCCGAGGTCAGCCCGAGCCAGGTGTGGGGCGAGAACATGCTGGAGGAGCTGCTGGAGCGCTCCACCGGCCCAGCCCTGCTGCTGGCGCTGGACGGCGTCACCGATCCGCACAACCTTGGCGCCTGCCTGCGCACCGCCGATGCGGCCGGCGCGCTGGCGGTCATCGTGCCGAAGGACAAGTCCGCGACCCTCAACGCCACCGTGCGTAAGGTCGCGTGCGGCGCCGCTGAGGTGATCCCGCTAGTGGCGGTTACCAACCTTGCGCGCACCCTGGAGAAACTCCAGCAACGTGGCCTGTGGATCGTCGGTACAGCCGGCGAGGCGACCCAGATGCTCTACGAGCTCGACCTCACCGGACCGACCGTGCTGGTGATGGGGGCTGAGGGCAAGGGCATGCGCCGCCTGACCCGCGAGCACTGCGACTATCTGGCCAAGCTACCGATGCAGGGCAGCGTCAGCAGCCTGAACGTCTCGGTGGCCACCGGCGTCTGCCTGTTCGAGATCGTCCGCCAGCGCCAGCTCAAGGCCGGCGCCTGA
- the rnr gene encoding ribonuclease R has translation MADWQNLDPEAAREAEKYDNPIPSRELILAHLAERGAPATRAQLLDELGLSGEESEEALRRRLRAMERDGQLIYTRRGAYAPVDKLDLILGRIAGHRDGFGFLIPDDGSDDLFLSPTQMRLVFDGDRALARVSGFDRRGRREGAVVEVVERAHETIVGRYFDESGIGTVVADNPKIQQEVLIPPGKAGKAKHNQFVQVRIDVWPSVHRQAQGEVVEVLGDYMAPGMEIEVALRSYDIPHTWPEAVEKEAAKLKPEVLEKDKEKRVDLRALPFVTIDGEDARDFDDAVYAEKRKGGGWKLFVAIADVSHYVKVGSALDEEAAKRGNSVYFPERVIPMLPEILSNGLCSLNPLVDRLAMVCEMNLSKAGKMTDYQFYEAVIHSHARLTYTKVSQYLETPDSPEGQRLKEQLPAVVPHLNTLYDLYKVLVGARHVRGAIDFETQETRIVFGADRKISEIRPTQRNDAHKLIEECMLAANVATAKFLEKHGIPALYRVHDGPPQEKLNNLRQFLGELGLTLYRGKGDPTPADYQKLLESIQGRPDLQLIQTVMLRSLSQAVYSPENAGHFGLNYEAYTHFTSPIRRYPDLLTHRAIRGLIRSKAASEHVQRVGAASMPKARIYPYDEARLAQLGEQCSMTERRADEATRDVTNWLKCEFMRERVGETFPGVITAVTGFGIFVELTDIYVEGLVHVTALPGDYYHFDAVHHRLAGERTGRSFRLGDTVEVVVARVDLDERKIDFELSDNVLSAPIGRKKRGEKAEPVAKGKAAKGKAPKGVIAKDKPAKAPRAVADDPYLAPDVAVQPRKRRVGVVQALPSVAPEMLAKAEEMLGNTDVRKSREVKKALLEEAKVGGNKPAAGKGKGGPAAGKPRNPSKQKARSGKSTKHRKGASQPKAGASTGAPAGKGKAKK, from the coding sequence ATGGCCGATTGGCAAAACCTCGATCCCGAGGCCGCCCGCGAGGCGGAAAAATACGACAACCCTATTCCCAGCCGCGAACTGATTCTGGCGCACCTCGCCGAACGCGGCGCGCCCGCCACGCGGGCCCAATTGCTCGATGAGCTCGGCCTCTCCGGCGAAGAGTCGGAAGAAGCGCTGCGGCGTCGTCTGCGCGCCATGGAGCGCGACGGCCAGCTCATCTATACACGCCGTGGCGCCTATGCGCCTGTGGACAAGCTCGACCTGATTCTCGGCCGCATCGCTGGCCACCGCGACGGCTTTGGCTTCCTGATCCCCGACGATGGCAGCGACGACCTGTTCCTCAGCCCGACGCAGATGCGCCTGGTATTCGATGGTGACCGGGCCCTGGCGCGCGTTTCCGGCTTCGACCGTCGTGGTCGCCGCGAAGGCGCCGTGGTGGAAGTGGTCGAGCGCGCCCACGAGACCATCGTCGGCCGCTATTTCGATGAAAGCGGCATCGGTACGGTCGTGGCCGATAACCCGAAGATCCAGCAGGAAGTGCTGATCCCACCGGGCAAGGCTGGCAAGGCCAAGCACAATCAGTTCGTCCAGGTGCGCATCGATGTCTGGCCGAGCGTGCATCGCCAGGCCCAGGGCGAAGTGGTGGAAGTGCTCGGCGACTACATGGCGCCGGGCATGGAAATCGAAGTTGCGCTGCGCAGCTACGACATTCCCCACACCTGGCCCGAGGCCGTGGAGAAGGAAGCGGCCAAGCTCAAGCCTGAAGTGCTGGAGAAGGACAAGGAAAAACGCGTTGACCTGCGTGCCCTGCCTTTCGTCACCATCGACGGCGAGGATGCCCGCGACTTCGATGACGCGGTCTATGCCGAGAAGCGCAAGGGCGGCGGCTGGAAGCTGTTCGTCGCAATCGCTGACGTCTCTCATTATGTGAAGGTCGGTTCGGCCCTGGATGAAGAAGCGGCCAAGCGTGGCAACTCGGTGTACTTCCCCGAGCGCGTGATTCCGATGCTGCCGGAGATTCTCTCCAACGGCCTGTGCTCCCTGAATCCGCTGGTGGATCGCCTGGCCATGGTCTGCGAGATGAATCTCTCCAAGGCCGGCAAGATGACCGACTACCAGTTCTACGAGGCGGTCATCCATTCCCACGCGCGACTGACCTACACCAAGGTCAGCCAGTACCTGGAAACCCCCGACAGCCCCGAAGGCCAGCGCCTGAAGGAACAGCTGCCGGCGGTGGTGCCGCACCTCAACACGCTGTATGACCTGTACAAGGTCCTGGTCGGCGCGCGCCATGTGCGCGGAGCCATCGATTTCGAGACCCAGGAAACCCGCATCGTCTTCGGCGCGGACCGCAAGATCTCGGAGATCCGCCCGACCCAGCGCAACGATGCGCACAAGCTGATCGAGGAATGCATGCTGGCGGCCAACGTGGCCACCGCCAAGTTCCTCGAGAAGCACGGCATTCCGGCGCTGTACCGCGTCCACGACGGCCCGCCGCAGGAGAAACTGAACAACCTGCGCCAGTTCCTCGGCGAACTGGGGCTGACCCTTTACCGCGGCAAGGGCGACCCGACCCCGGCGGATTACCAGAAGCTGCTGGAGTCCATCCAGGGCCGCCCGGACCTGCAACTGATCCAGACCGTGATGCTGCGCTCGCTGAGCCAGGCGGTGTACAGCCCGGAGAATGCCGGTCACTTCGGCTTGAACTACGAGGCCTACACCCACTTCACCTCGCCGATCCGCCGTTATCCGGACCTGCTGACCCACCGCGCCATTCGTGGTCTGATCCGCTCCAAGGCGGCGTCGGAGCACGTGCAGCGCGTCGGGGCGGCGAGCATGCCGAAGGCGCGCATCTATCCGTACGACGAGGCGCGTCTGGCGCAACTGGGCGAGCAGTGCTCGATGACCGAGCGCCGCGCCGACGAAGCGACCCGTGATGTCACCAACTGGCTGAAGTGCGAGTTCATGCGCGAGCGCGTGGGCGAGACTTTCCCGGGTGTGATCACCGCAGTGACCGGCTTCGGTATCTTCGTCGAACTGACCGATATCTATGTCGAAGGTCTGGTACATGTCACCGCGCTGCCGGGCGACTACTACCACTTCGACGCCGTGCATCACCGCCTCGCAGGTGAGCGTACCGGCCGCAGCTTCCGCCTTGGCGATACCGTCGAAGTGGTGGTTGCCCGTGTCGACCTGGACGAGCGCAAGATCGACTTCGAACTCTCGGATAACGTGCTCAGCGCGCCTATCGGCCGCAAGAAGCGCGGCGAGAAGGCTGAGCCGGTCGCCAAGGGCAAAGCGGCCAAGGGCAAGGCGCCCAAGGGTGTGATTGCGAAGGACAAGCCGGCCAAGGCTCCTCGTGCCGTCGCGGACGATCCGTATCTCGCTCCAGATGTCGCTGTGCAGCCGCGCAAGCGCAGGGTTGGCGTGGTCCAGGCGCTGCCGTCGGTGGCGCCGGAGATGCTCGCCAAGGCTGAGGAAATGCTTGGCAATACCGATGTGCGCAAGAGCCGCGAAGTGAAGAAAGCGCTGCTCGAAGAGGCCAAGGTCGGCGGCAACAAGCCTGCCGCTGGCAAAGGCAAGGGTGGGCCTGCGGCGGGTAAGCCGCGCAATCCTTCGAAACAGAAGGCCCGCTCTGGCAAATCGACCAAGCATCGCAAGGGGGCGTCGCAGCCTAAGGCGGGTGCATCGACTGGCGCTCCGGCAGGCAAGGGTAAGGCGAAGAAATGA
- a CDS encoding methyl-accepting chemotaxis protein — translation MSAVLSLLRSRLLRPAFIALGIALLVQLVIALWLTRTTVDGLVNNLGAHLGNESQRLAGELEQAGKEVSTGLNDLSARTRERLGSALSARLEEEQGELRQSLEQGLRQSATELAQLLAAVAPKAMWDNDVPTLSDYARRAQSNPNVLFVIYDDPQGQHLTRYLNREDARVKALLEKGKGERALDKVLEAASHDSSVFLVEAPISPNGVEIGKVRLGVSTDAIEKQIAALDQRFSALVASGDQLVGDSLAGAAADSTKALTARLQAAKQAAEGMSQGAKVSIEEAAGTLRWRIGMGLVLVGLGVLLCLAIVLGHRVVNRLRLLINALNDLAAGEGDLTRRVRLDSRDELGEMATAVNRFVDKLQPIVREAGQVAQQTGSEIAALASRSASAEAAADRQRNEVAGSLEALSGMAAEAEMESRSMQAALARVGEIRKAAQDNAAIARKVGGLIETLESRVQSGAGVIERLARQSEQIEVVLSVIHGIAEQTNLLALNAAIEAARAGESGRGFAVVADEVRALASKTQQSTGDIQSHIGALQQGAREAVSAIGQAREQAVQGLAALQDSERLQREVQSAVEEVHGAIEAATHSAQQQAAGAAAVRGRVEVIHAEASRAAEAVSATASSGRVLDGLAEQLRASLGQFKA, via the coding sequence GTGTCCGCCGTCCTGTCTCTCCTGCGCAGCCGCCTGCTGCGCCCCGCTTTCATCGCCCTCGGAATCGCGCTTCTGGTGCAGCTGGTCATCGCCCTCTGGCTAACCCGCACCACGGTCGATGGGCTGGTCAACAACCTGGGTGCGCACCTGGGTAACGAATCGCAACGCCTGGCTGGCGAGCTGGAGCAGGCGGGCAAGGAAGTTTCCACGGGTCTGAACGACCTGTCGGCCCGCACTCGTGAACGGCTGGGGTCAGCGCTTTCAGCTCGCCTCGAAGAAGAGCAGGGCGAACTGCGCCAGAGTCTGGAGCAGGGCTTGCGCCAGTCCGCCACCGAATTGGCGCAACTGCTGGCTGCCGTGGCGCCCAAGGCCATGTGGGACAACGATGTGCCGACGCTCTCCGACTATGCGCGCCGCGCCCAGAGCAATCCCAATGTGCTGTTCGTGATCTATGACGATCCGCAAGGGCAGCACCTGACGCGCTATCTCAATCGCGAGGACGCACGGGTCAAGGCGCTGCTGGAAAAGGGCAAGGGTGAGCGGGCCCTGGACAAGGTGCTGGAAGCCGCCAGTCATGACAGCTCGGTGTTTCTCGTCGAGGCGCCCATCAGCCCGAATGGCGTGGAAATCGGCAAGGTGCGTCTGGGTGTTTCCACCGATGCCATCGAGAAGCAGATTGCTGCGCTGGACCAGCGCTTCTCCGCCCTGGTCGCCAGCGGCGATCAACTGGTGGGCGACAGCCTGGCCGGCGCTGCCGCCGATAGCACCAAGGCGCTGACCGCGCGCCTGCAGGCGGCGAAGCAAGCCGCAGAAGGCATGAGCCAGGGCGCGAAGGTTTCCATCGAAGAAGCGGCCGGCACGCTGCGCTGGCGGATCGGCATGGGGTTGGTGCTGGTCGGGCTGGGCGTACTGCTGTGCCTGGCGATCGTGCTCGGTCATCGTGTGGTGAATCGCCTGCGTCTGCTGATCAACGCATTGAATGACCTGGCGGCCGGGGAGGGTGACCTGACTCGCCGGGTGCGCCTGGACAGCCGCGACGAGTTGGGTGAAATGGCGACGGCGGTGAACCGCTTCGTCGACAAGCTGCAGCCCATCGTGCGAGAGGCCGGGCAGGTCGCTCAGCAGACCGGCAGTGAAATTGCCGCGCTGGCCAGTCGCAGTGCCAGCGCCGAGGCGGCGGCGGATCGACAGCGCAACGAGGTGGCGGGCAGCCTGGAGGCGCTCTCCGGGATGGCGGCGGAAGCGGAAATGGAAAGCCGCTCCATGCAGGCAGCTTTGGCGCGGGTCGGCGAGATCCGTAAGGCGGCGCAGGACAATGCAGCCATTGCCCGCAAGGTCGGTGGCCTGATCGAAACCCTGGAGTCGCGCGTGCAGAGCGGCGCTGGCGTGATCGAGCGCCTCGCGCGGCAAAGCGAGCAGATCGAAGTGGTGCTCTCGGTGATCCATGGCATCGCCGAGCAGACCAACCTGCTGGCACTGAACGCCGCCATCGAAGCGGCGCGCGCGGGTGAAAGTGGGCGCGGTTTCGCCGTGGTGGCGGACGAGGTGCGGGCGCTGGCGAGCAAGACCCAGCAGTCGACTGGCGATATCCAGTCGCATATCGGTGCGTTGCAGCAAGGGGCGCGGGAGGCAGTCTCCGCTATCGGGCAGGCTCGTGAGCAGGCTGTTCAGGGGCTGGCCGCGTTGCAGGATAGCGAGCGGCTGCAGCGTGAAGTGCAGAGTGCGGTGGAGGAAGTGCATGGTGCCATCGAGGCGGCGACCCATTCGGCGCAGCAGCAGGCGGCTGGCGCTGCGGCGGTGCGTGGCCGGGTCGAGGTGATCCATGCTGAGGCGAGTCGCGCAGCGGAGGCGGTGAGTGCGACGGCCAGCAGTGGGCGCGTGCTCGATGGGTTGGCGGAGCAGTTGCGCGCCAGTCTGGGGCAGTTCAAGGCTTGA